In Nasonia vitripennis strain AsymCx chromosome 2, Nvit_psr_1.1, whole genome shotgun sequence, a genomic segment contains:
- the LOC116416337 gene encoding uncharacterized protein LOC116416337: protein MEQLRCIGQKPVNESSHFQQAGLSWRLIRGLRMTDLGAYDDVDTSVQKAYLICTVNADNKEFLNELTKLLKKFLSREILTSHTAQRLSSTKKPIFKSTNFYICLKDSLMHVYSGKKVIEDEVLCKIIGAIINNAYDGKIIGIKGKD, encoded by the exons ATGGAACAACTCAGATGTATCGGACAGAAACCTGTTAACGAGTCATCACACTTTCAGCAAGCTGGACTCTCGTGGCGATTAATTCGCGGCTTGCGCATGACTGATCTAGGAGCGTACGACGACGTGGACACATCAGTGCAG aaaGCTTACCTTATATGCACTGTGAATGCAGATAATAAGGAATTTCTGAATgaattaacaaaattattgaaaaaatttttgtccAGGGAAATACTTACGTCTCACACAGCACAAAGATTAAGTAGTACAAAGAAACCTATTTTTAAGTcaactaatttttatatatgtttGAAAG ATTCACTTATGCATGTGTATTCgggaaaaaaagttatagaagatGAGGtgttatgtaaaataattgggGCTATCATTAATAATGCCTACGATGGGAAGATCATAGGCATAAAAGGCAAAGACTAA